From Oryza brachyantha chromosome 9, ObraRS2, whole genome shotgun sequence, a single genomic window includes:
- the LOC102718949 gene encoding cytochrome P450 78A9-like, which yields MATPEDTGSWLLYLSLAAKCGGDGQPHRFVGFLVVCAVAGLLTCLLHWSFPGGPAWGRWWWTRRRGCWAAAASVPGPRGLPVIGSMWLMTGLAHRKLAAAAGRLGARRLMAFSLGETPAVVAGHPDVAREILHSPAFTDRPVKESAYGLLFHRAIGFAPHGGYWRALRRVASTHLFSPWQVAASAPQRAVIARQMVTAMKQLQQSGASSAAGVEVRRVLRRASLHNVMWSVFGRRYELQLDPVKESDETRELGALVDEGYDLLGLLNWSDHLPWLARFDLQGTRARCSRLVPRVNRFVGRIIDEHRSAPPAAAAAVDFTDVLLSLQGSDKLADSDMVAVLWEMVFRGTDTVAVLIEWVLARLVLHQDVQARVHDELNRVVGLDRVVTESDSASLVYLHAVIKEVLRLHPPGPLLSWARLATSDIHVDGFLVPAGTIAMVNMWAITHDPDVWPEPMEFRPERFLDDTSFQVMGSDLRLAPFGSGRRSCPGKSLAMATVAFWLATLLHEFTLLPSPDPARGVNLSEVLRLSCEMAVPLAVTAQARRVA from the exons ATGGCGACCCCGGAGGACACCGGCAGCTGGCTGCTCTACCTCTCGCTGGCGGCTAAATGCGGCGGGGACGGCCAGCCTCACCGGTTTGTTGGGTTTCTTGTTgtctgcgccgtcgccggcctgcTTACCTGCCTGCTGCACTGGTCCTTCCCCGGAGGGCCGGCGtgggggaggtggtggtggacgcGGCGCCGGGGCTGttgggccgcggcggcgtcagtTCCTGGGCCGAGGGGGCTGCCGGTGATCGGCAGCATGTGGCTCATGACTGGGCTTGCCCACCGGaagctcgccgcggcggcggggaggctgggcgcgcggcgactcatGGCGTTCTCGCTCGGCGAGacgccggcggtggtggcggggcACCCGGACGTGGCGAGGGAGATCCTGCACAGCCCGGCGTTCACCGACCGCCCCGTGAAGGAGTCGGCGTACGGGCTGCTGTTCCACCGCGCCATCGGGTTCGCGCCCCACGGCGGCTACTGGCGCGCGCTGCGCCGCGTGGCGTCCACGCACCTCTTCTCCCCGTGGCAGgtcgcggcgtcggcgccccAGCGCGCGGTGATCGCGCGCCAGATGGTCACCGCCATGAAGCAGCTGCAGCAGAgcggcgcctcctccgccgccggcgtcgaggtCCGCCGCGTCCTGCGCCGCGCGTCCCTGCACAACGTGATGTGGTCGGTGTTCGGCCGGCGGTACGAGCTGCAGCTGGACCCCGTCAAGGAGAGCGACGAGACCCGGGAGCTGGGAGCGCTCGTCGACGAAGGCTACGACCTGCTCGGCCTGCTCAACTGGTCGGACCACCTCCCGTGGCTCGCTCGCTTCGACCTGCAGGGCACCCGCGCCCGCTGCTCCCGCCTCGTCCCCCGCGTCAACCGCTTCGTCGGCCGCATCATCGACGAGCACCGCTCGgctccccccgccgccgccgccgccgtagacTTCACCGAcgtcctcctctccctgcAGGGCAGTGACAAGCTCGCCGACTCCGACATGGTTGCCGTTCTCTGG gaAATGGTGTTTCGCGGGACGGACACGGTGGCCGTGCTGATCGAGTGGGTGCTAGCCCGGCTCGTGCTGCACCAGGACGTGCAGGCCCGGGTGCACGACGAGCTGAACCGCGTGGTTGGGCTCGACCGGGTCGTGACCGAGTCCGACTCGGCCTCGCTCGTCTACCTCCACGCTGTCATCAAGGAGGTGCTAAGGCTGCACCCACCGGGCCCACTCCTCTCGTGGGCCCGTCTGGCCACGTCAGACATACATGTGGACGGGTTCCTCGTCCCCGCTGGCACCATCGCCATGGTGAACATGTGGGCCATAACGCATGACCCCGACGTGTGGCCCGAGCCGATGGAGTTTCGACCGGAGCGGTTCCTCGATGACACAAGTTTCCAAGTAATGGGCTCAGATCTCAGGCTCGCGCCGTTTGGGTCGGGTCGCCGAAGCTGCCCTGGGAAGAGCCTAGCCATGGCCACCGTGGCATTTTGGCTCGCCACGCTGCTGCACGAGTTcactctcctcccctcgcccGACCCAGCACGTGGCGTCAACCTGTCTGAGGTGCTAAGGCTGTCCTGTGAGATGGCCGTCCCGCTGGCGGTGACAGCACAGGCTCGACGCGTGGCGTAA